In Sulfurimonas sp. hsl 1-7, the genomic window GGTCTGTCAAAATCAGCCAATAACAGGTCTTTCCAACTTGACTTTGCATGTCGGATCAAAATAACTGTTTTCATGGCTATCTACCTTTGTATAACTTGTACCTGCATTACAAGTTTATCCATCCCGTAGGGGTCAACGACGTTAAAGTAGATATTGCCATTGTTGAGTATAGCCGTACCGACCCCCTCCTCTATGGTCTCTTCTCCATTATAGTAATCTTTATTTTTATACCTTATCTCATACTGCTGTCCATCGACAATATTTAGGTTATGCAGCTCTGCTTGTGTATTTGGTGTAAAAGCCATTATACTATTCTCCTTAGTTTATAGATTTTCTAATTATCAATTTCATCAAGTCCGGAAGGAAACTCTATGCTGAACTTTGCTCCACGCTGAGTATTTGTCACATACAGCTTTCCGTTACAATGCTCTTCAACAATCGTCTTGGACATATAGAGACCTAGTCCCGTACCGTTATTATCCTGCTTTGTACTAAAATAAGGCTCAAATATATTTTTGATTATTTTCTCGGGAATGCCACCTGCATTGTCTTCGATACTTATTATCACGTTATCTTCAAACATATGCCAAGATATCCATATTTTAAAATTTTTATCTTTTTTCTCAGACAAAGCATCCTCTGCATTTTTAAGAATGTTTAATATCACCTGTTTAATCTCATTGACATAGGTATATATACTAATATTTTCCTCACTGTCATATATCACCTCTATCTCTTTTGATTCAAAAGAGGAACCGATAATTTGAAGCGTTTCATCAACAACCTGATATGCTGTTGCTAACTGCTTCTTCTTTTTGTCCTTAAAAAAATCTCTAAAATCATCGATCGTAGTGGAGAGATGTTGTGATAAATTATCTATAGATTCAAGCTGCTCGGCAAAAAATTTCTTCTCGTAATTATCCATAGCTACATCTATAGACATAGTTCCTGCAATGGTTGAGATCGACGATAAAGGTTGACGCCATTGATGTGCGATCATACTTATCATCTCACCCATTTGAGCCATTCTGGACTGATGCAGCATATATGATGTTTGTTCTTTCGTTCTTTGAGTTTGAGCTTTCAAGTTTTTTAAACTCTTAAAAAGTGCCAAAATAATCAATAATAATAAGAAGTTTGCTATCAATCCCACTAATGTTATAACCAGAGGATATGGACTTGTTGTGGCATCATCAAACTCTTTTGTACTGACAAAATACACATTCCAGGTCAGGTTGTTTACTTGAAACTTTTTTACCACACTATGTTGTGCTTTTTCGGCATACGGAGTAAATGAATCAAATAACAGATGTTCGTCCGATATATCATCACTGTCATAAATCTTGATCTCTAAAGCAGATCTATGCATATCTAACGTACTTATGAGATCATTCATACGAAAAGGGCTGTAAACAAAACCTTTAAGCAGCTTTCTTCGCTCCTCAATATTACCCGGCTTACTCCCTTTTTTATAAAGAGGCAAATACATAAGCATACCTGCTTGTACATCGGTGTCTATCTCTTGAACCAATGTTACTTTTTTGCTAATTGCAGGCAATCCTGTATCTCTTGCTATCTCCATCGCCGCTCTTCTAGTCGGTTCTGAAAACATATCGTACCCTATAGCCTCTTGGTTTCTTTTATCTAAAGGTTCAAGATACAAAATAGCACTATAAAGATCTCTCTGCCCTTTTGGTTTTAGTGAGAATGATTGAAATCCATCCTTTTGCATCTTTTTTTCTATAGGTAATACTTCATCCGGTTTAAGCATCACGGCATAACCGATACCCTGCATCCCGTAATTACGTTTTTTTATCGCCAATGCATCTATAAAGTCATGCCACTCTTTGGCAGATACCTTATTACTTCCCTGAAAAAAACCTATTCCGCTGTGAAGTATATTTTCATAAAGGTAGATCTTGTCTTGTAAATGTTCCAAACTCTCTGCTATTCTCCTCTCAAACCTCTCTTCTGCAAGAGTGTCATAATAGCTTTTTGAATAGAGCCATATCACTACAGAGAGTGCTAAAGAGAGTAAAAATACAAGGAAAACACTTAAACCGCTATATGTAATATATCTGTTTAGAAGTTTAAACAGAAACTTTATACATTGAAACATAGAAATCACCTTGAATATTAACTACAAAGATTCTAACATAATAATGCACAATACTGAAAATATAAAAAATATTTATAATAAAAAACTCATTTAAGAATTCTATGAAGATAAAAAAAGTATGATTATCCCATGAAAGAAGAACTTTTAGCAATTAAAAAACTGGCCGGTGATATAAGTTTACTTTATGTTGAGGACAATGCAGGTCTTCGTCATAATATGGAAAAACTGCTTGGAAGAGTTTTTGACAACATCATATTAGCCGAAGATGGCGAAGAGGGTTATAAAAAATTTTTGGAATATCAACCTAAAATTCTTATAACAGATATTAATATGCCTAAGATGAACGGCTTTAAGCTTATAAAAAAAGTGATGTCGGCTGATCCTGATTGCAAAGTTATTATCTTATCAGCCTACGATGAGAAAGAGTATCTTCACTTAGCTATCAATCTCAGGGTATTTCGTTACCTGCAAAAACCCGCAAAAGTTCCCGAACTGCTAAACGGTATATACTCTTCACTCAAAGCTATTCACGATACAGAAAACAGATGTCTTTTTGCCAACCAGCTTAGTACCATTTTAAACTACCAAAACAACATAGTTTTAATGATGCACGAAGCAGAATTTATACTTTGTAACCAGCGTTTTTCTGAATTTTTCGGTGTTGAGGATCTTGAAGATTTTGAAAAAAAATATCCGGATATAACTGATCTTTTCCAAGAGCATAAAGAGTTTTTATATTCCACTCCGACAGAAAAATGGTACGATGTAGTTAAAGAAAATCCGGGAAAACTTTTTCACACAAAAATAAAAAACCATGAAAATGAAAACCGACATCTCATACTCAAAGCAAGAGCAATACCTGAAAAGGAGGGGCATTTTGTTCTCTCTTTTGATGATGTAACCGAGCTGAATCTCATGTCTCTTTTTGACAGTGATGCAGTGAGAAAAGATAACATTGCAAAAGATACGGAATCTATTTTATCTTTAATGCGTGTCGTTCAAAACAACTCTTCAGAACTTAAAATTCACAATTTTTACAAAGGTCTGACTATTGTCAACTCTGCAGTAATATCCAAAATAACAGACGATGAAGTGGTACTTAAAATGCCCTATCCACAACTTAAAATCATACAATTATCAAAATATCTGACTATATCTTCTGAGGTGTTTCCAAAAAGTGTCATATGCCGTGATATTAAGCAGGTTGATATGGACAGCCAATCTGTCACTATAGGGAAGATGAGTTTTGCGCTTCAAGAAGTAGCAGATAGACAATATATCCGTCTAGAGCCTGAAGAGAACCATAGCTGTACGCTCTTTTATAAAAACATCAAATTTGAAGGAAAAACCAGGATTGTAGATATTTCGGAAGTCTCCGTAAAAATTGCGATCGATGCTCTACCTGCTGGTCTTATAGTGGGAACAGATCTTAAACTCTCGTTTAACCTCAATCTTAACGGCAGACTCATCTCCATAACAACAGATTCAAATGTTTACAGAATTGATGAAAATGGGAAAAACTATTATCTTATAACAATGTATGAGCTCACTAAGCACAATCTCCATCAACTCAAAGACTATCTTGCCAGCAGGCAAATGGCTCTTATACGTGAGTTTAAACACTTAGGCGTATAGTATGTGTCGTATTTGGTAAAAGCTCGCGCTTATCCTCATACGCATTTGCACTCTCTATACACACAAACTCTTTATAGGCATCCGGTTTCATACCGCTCATTCGTGCAGATTTATCGATCCACGGATTCCAGACAACGACACTTTTAGAACCGCTGTTTTTAAGCTCTATATCGCGGTTGGCATCTTTTAAAACGATTGCATCTTCAACACCCTGATAGACGCGATCCACCTCTTGAGAAAATCCTATCTCACCCTCTTGTGTATGATGTTGCAGAGTAAGAGCATCAAGATAGTTTTTACCCTCTAAGCCCGTTATCCTCACATCTTCGATCGCCGATACATTAAAATATGTATGAAGCGCTTGAGTGATTGTAAAAGGAACATTGTCACGGTTTGTAGTTTTTAACTCCATCTCAAGTGTCTTTCCAATTCTAATCGTAAGCTCTACTAAAAATTTATAATCCCATAACTCTCTACTCTCTTTTGAATCTTCCAAAGAGAATCTAAGCTGTGTAGTATCTTCATCAAGCTCTTGAATCTCATCTAGTTGCCACATTGCAGTTCTGGCAAATCCGTGCTGCGGGAGTTCTGGATTGTTATTTCCAAATGAGGGCCAGCAGATCGGTACCCCTCCACGAATAGCAGTTCCCAACTCAAACTTGCTTGCATCACTCAGCCACAGTAAAGGTATCTCACCGCTGCGCTCATAGTGAAAAAGATGCGCACCCTGCAAAGCTATCTTGGCACTTGCAGCTTTGTTGCTTATCTCAACATATTCAAACCCGTTTGAAAGCTTATTTACCATCTTTTAAAACTCCACCATCTTAAAAACTTCGTACGCTACCTCTTCGTAAGGGTGTACCTCTTTGAGAGTTTTTACAGCTTCTTTGATCAGCTCATCTTTGCAGATCATCTCCACTTTATACTCAGGCAGTACTTCTAGTTTATCAAGCTCACCTATGGCAGGATTTGCCTTGTCTATCGGTTTAAACTGTCCCTGTCCCAAACTCTCCCAAGAACAACACTCATAGTTCTCGTATCTTCCGACACCGAGAGCAAAAAGAGCCTCTTTTACCCTCTCTTTATCAGCTTCTGGGACGAAAAAGTTAAGCTTGTACATTATTTTTTCTTGTTTAGTCTTGCTTT contains:
- a CDS encoding CHASE domain-containing protein → MFQCIKFLFKLLNRYITYSGLSVFLVFLLSLALSVVIWLYSKSYYDTLAEERFERRIAESLEHLQDKIYLYENILHSGIGFFQGSNKVSAKEWHDFIDALAIKKRNYGMQGIGYAVMLKPDEVLPIEKKMQKDGFQSFSLKPKGQRDLYSAILYLEPLDKRNQEAIGYDMFSEPTRRAAMEIARDTGLPAISKKVTLVQEIDTDVQAGMLMYLPLYKKGSKPGNIEERRKLLKGFVYSPFRMNDLISTLDMHRSALEIKIYDSDDISDEHLLFDSFTPYAEKAQHSVVKKFQVNNLTWNVYFVSTKEFDDATTSPYPLVITLVGLIANFLLLLIILALFKSLKNLKAQTQRTKEQTSYMLHQSRMAQMGEMISMIAHQWRQPLSSISTIAGTMSIDVAMDNYEKKFFAEQLESIDNLSQHLSTTIDDFRDFFKDKKKKQLATAYQVVDETLQIIGSSFESKEIEVIYDSEENISIYTYVNEIKQVILNILKNAEDALSEKKDKNFKIWISWHMFEDNVIISIEDNAGGIPEKIIKNIFEPYFSTKQDNNGTGLGLYMSKTIVEEHCNGKLYVTNTQRGAKFSIEFPSGLDEIDN
- a CDS encoding response regulator transcription factor yields the protein MKEELLAIKKLAGDISLLYVEDNAGLRHNMEKLLGRVFDNIILAEDGEEGYKKFLEYQPKILITDINMPKMNGFKLIKKVMSADPDCKVIILSAYDEKEYLHLAINLRVFRYLQKPAKVPELLNGIYSSLKAIHDTENRCLFANQLSTILNYQNNIVLMMHEAEFILCNQRFSEFFGVEDLEDFEKKYPDITDLFQEHKEFLYSTPTEKWYDVVKENPGKLFHTKIKNHENENRHLILKARAIPEKEGHFVLSFDDVTELNLMSLFDSDAVRKDNIAKDTESILSLMRVVQNNSSELKIHNFYKGLTIVNSAVISKITDDEVVLKMPYPQLKIIQLSKYLTISSEVFPKSVICRDIKQVDMDSQSVTIGKMSFALQEVADRQYIRLEPEENHSCTLFYKNIKFEGKTRIVDISEVSVKIAIDALPAGLIVGTDLKLSFNLNLNGRLISITTDSNVYRIDENGKNYYLITMYELTKHNLHQLKDYLASRQMALIREFKHLGV
- a CDS encoding D-hexose-6-phosphate mutarotase, whose translation is MVNKLSNGFEYVEISNKAASAKIALQGAHLFHYERSGEIPLLWLSDASKFELGTAIRGGVPICWPSFGNNNPELPQHGFARTAMWQLDEIQELDEDTTQLRFSLEDSKESRELWDYKFLVELTIRIGKTLEMELKTTNRDNVPFTITQALHTYFNVSAIEDVRITGLEGKNYLDALTLQHHTQEGEIGFSQEVDRVYQGVEDAIVLKDANRDIELKNSGSKSVVVWNPWIDKSARMSGMKPDAYKEFVCIESANAYEDKRELLPNTTHTIRLSV
- a CDS encoding NGG1p interacting factor NIF3, whose product is MYKLNFFVPEADKERVKEALFALGVGRYENYECCSWESLGQGQFKPIDKANPAIGELDKLEVLPEYKVEMICKDELIKEAVKTLKEVHPYEEVAYEVFKMVEF